The following are encoded together in the Ovis aries strain OAR_USU_Benz2616 breed Rambouillet chromosome 15, ARS-UI_Ramb_v3.0, whole genome shotgun sequence genome:
- the TRIM34 gene encoding E3 ubiquitin-protein ligase TRIM34 isoform X3 translates to MALNTAVNLQKEVSCPICQELLTEPLSLGCGHSFCQTCITDSKETDISLEGDSSCPVCGARYSLGNLWPNLHLANIVERLRTVKLSAEEGQKTGLCVHHEEKLLLFCKEDRKVICRLCERSQEHHGHHTLLVEEAVQESQEMLQAALMRLRKEQQKAEKLEADIREERTSWKDMSGIMKWGEIWTLKKPKTISKKLKNVFRVPDLRGMLHMFKELTRVQCHWVDIRLNPFNLNLNLVLSEDQRQVLSVPIWPVKYYNYGILGSQYFSSGKHYWEIDVSKKTAWILGVYCRIRSCNTKFAVQRSTSSENAYSIYRPQFGYWVIGLKDKFRYEAFEDSSTTHPDSRVLTLSMTVPPRHVGVFLDYEAGTVSFFNVTNHGSLIYRFSKCNFSRNAYPYFNPWDCPAPMTLCPPSS, encoded by the exons ATGGCTTTAAATACTGCGGTGAACCTACAGAAAGAGGTATCCTGTCCCATCTGCCAGGAGCTTCTAACAGAACCCCTAAGTCTAGGCTGTGGTCACAGCTTCTGCCAGACTTGCATCACTGACAGCAAGGAGACAGACATCAGCCTAGAAGGAGACAGCAGCTGTCCTGTGTGTGGTGCGCGGTACTCACTTGGAAACCTGTGGCCTAATCTGCATCTGGCCAACATAGTGGAGAGACTCAGAACAGTCAAGCTGAGCGCAGAGGAGGGGCAGAAGACAGGTCTCTGTGTGCACCATGAAGAGAAACTCCTGCTCTTCTGTAAGGAAGACAGAAAAGTCATTTGTCGTCTTTGTGAACGATCTCAGGAGCACCATGGTCACCACACACTCCTCGTGGAAGAGGCCGTCCAGGAAAGTCAG GAGATGCTCCAGGCAGCTCTGATGAGGCTGAGGAAGGAGCAGCAGAAGGCTGAGAAGTTGGAAGCTGACATCAGAGAAGAGAGAACTTCCTGGAAG GACATGAGTGGAATCATGAAATG GGGTGAGATCTGGACACTGAAGAAGCCAAAAACGATTTCCAAGAAACTGAAGAATGTATTCCGTGTTCCAGATCTGCGTGGAATGCTGCATATGTTTAAAG AGCTAACACGCGTCCAGTGCCACTGGG tGGACATCAGATTGAATCCATTCAACCTAAATTTGAATCTTGTCCTTTCAGAAGATCAGAGACAAGTGCTATCTGTGCCAATATGGCCTGTTAAGTATTATAATTATGGTATCTTGGGCTCCCAATATTTCTCCTCAGGGAAACACTACTGGGAAATAGACGTATCCAAGAAGACTGCCTGGATCCTAGGGGTATACTGTAGAATACGTTCCTGTAATACAAAGTTTGCTGTTCAACGAAGCACGAGTTCTGAAAATGCTTACTCCATATACAGACCCCAATTTGGCTACTGGGTTATAGGGTTAAAGGATAAATTTAGGTATGAAGCCTTTGAGGACTCTTCCACCACTCATCCTGACTCAAGAGTCTTGACTCTTTCCATGACTGTTCCTCCCCGTCATGTTGGTGTTTTTCTAGACTATGAAGCAGGCACTGTCTCATTCTTCAATGTTACAAACCATGGGTCACTCATCTATAGGTTCTCTAAGTGCAACTTTTCTCGGAATGCCTATCCATATTTCAATCCTTGGGACTGTCCAGCTCCCATGACACTGTGCCCTCCAAGTTCCTGA
- the TRIM34 gene encoding E3 ubiquitin-protein ligase TRIM34 isoform X4, whose protein sequence is MALNTAVNLQKEVSCPICQELLTEPLSLGCGHSFCQTCITDSKETDISLEGDSSCPVCGARYSLGNLWPNLHLANIVERLRTVKLSAEEGQKTGLCVHHEEKLLLFCKEDRKVICRLCERSQEHHGHHTLLVEEAVQESQEMLQAALMRLRKEQQKAEKLEADIREERTSWKDMSGIMKWGEIWTLKKPKTISKKLKNVFRVPDLRGMLHMFKVDIRLNPFNLNLNLVLSEDQRQVLSVPIWPVKYYNYGILGSQYFSSGKHYWEIDVSKKTAWILGVYCRIRSCNTKFAVQRSTSSENAYSIYRPQFGYWVIGLKDKFRYEAFEDSSTTHPDSRVLTLSMTVPPRHVGVFLDYEAGTVSFFNVTNHGSLIYRFSKCNFSRNAYPYFNPWDCPAPMTLCPPSS, encoded by the exons ATGGCTTTAAATACTGCGGTGAACCTACAGAAAGAGGTATCCTGTCCCATCTGCCAGGAGCTTCTAACAGAACCCCTAAGTCTAGGCTGTGGTCACAGCTTCTGCCAGACTTGCATCACTGACAGCAAGGAGACAGACATCAGCCTAGAAGGAGACAGCAGCTGTCCTGTGTGTGGTGCGCGGTACTCACTTGGAAACCTGTGGCCTAATCTGCATCTGGCCAACATAGTGGAGAGACTCAGAACAGTCAAGCTGAGCGCAGAGGAGGGGCAGAAGACAGGTCTCTGTGTGCACCATGAAGAGAAACTCCTGCTCTTCTGTAAGGAAGACAGAAAAGTCATTTGTCGTCTTTGTGAACGATCTCAGGAGCACCATGGTCACCACACACTCCTCGTGGAAGAGGCCGTCCAGGAAAGTCAG GAGATGCTCCAGGCAGCTCTGATGAGGCTGAGGAAGGAGCAGCAGAAGGCTGAGAAGTTGGAAGCTGACATCAGAGAAGAGAGAACTTCCTGGAAG GACATGAGTGGAATCATGAAATG GGGTGAGATCTGGACACTGAAGAAGCCAAAAACGATTTCCAAGAAACTGAAGAATGTATTCCGTGTTCCAGATCTGCGTGGAATGCTGCATATGTTTAAAG tGGACATCAGATTGAATCCATTCAACCTAAATTTGAATCTTGTCCTTTCAGAAGATCAGAGACAAGTGCTATCTGTGCCAATATGGCCTGTTAAGTATTATAATTATGGTATCTTGGGCTCCCAATATTTCTCCTCAGGGAAACACTACTGGGAAATAGACGTATCCAAGAAGACTGCCTGGATCCTAGGGGTATACTGTAGAATACGTTCCTGTAATACAAAGTTTGCTGTTCAACGAAGCACGAGTTCTGAAAATGCTTACTCCATATACAGACCCCAATTTGGCTACTGGGTTATAGGGTTAAAGGATAAATTTAGGTATGAAGCCTTTGAGGACTCTTCCACCACTCATCCTGACTCAAGAGTCTTGACTCTTTCCATGACTGTTCCTCCCCGTCATGTTGGTGTTTTTCTAGACTATGAAGCAGGCACTGTCTCATTCTTCAATGTTACAAACCATGGGTCACTCATCTATAGGTTCTCTAAGTGCAACTTTTCTCGGAATGCCTATCCATATTTCAATCCTTGGGACTGTCCAGCTCCCATGACACTGTGCCCTCCAAGTTCCTGA
- the TRIM34 gene encoding E3 ubiquitin-protein ligase TRIM34 isoform X5 has translation MLQAALMRLRKEQQKAEKLEADIREERTSWKYQIQTERQRIQTEFNQLRSILDSEERRELQRLEKEEKKTLDSLAVAEVELVQQGELLKELISDLERRSEWSTVELLQDMSGIMKWGEIWTLKKPKTISKKLKNVFRVPDLRGMLHMFKELTRVQCHWVDIRLNPFNLNLNLVLSEDQRQVLSVPIWPVKYYNYGILGSQYFSSGKHYWEIDVSKKTAWILGVYCRIRSCNTKFAVQRSTSSENAYSIYRPQFGYWVIGLKDKFRYEAFEDSSTTHPDSRVLTLSMTVPPRHVGVFLDYEAGTVSFFNVTNHGSLIYRFSKCNFSRNAYPYFNPWDCPAPMTLCPPSS, from the exons ATGCTCCAGGCAGCTCTGATGAGGCTGAGGAAGGAGCAGCAGAAGGCTGAGAAGTTGGAAGCTGACATCAGAGAAGAGAGAACTTCCTGGAAG TATCAGATTCAGACTGAGAGACAAAGGATACAAACAGAGTTTAATCAGCTTAGAAGCATCCTAGACAGTGAGGAGCGAAGAGAACTGCAGAGAttggagaaagaggagaagaagaCCCTGGATAGCTTGGCTGTGGCGGAGGTTGAGCTGGTGCAGCAGGGCGAGCTGCTGAAGGAGCTCATCTCAGACCTGGAACGCCGCAGTGAATGGTCAACTGTGGAGCTGCTGCAG GACATGAGTGGAATCATGAAATG GGGTGAGATCTGGACACTGAAGAAGCCAAAAACGATTTCCAAGAAACTGAAGAATGTATTCCGTGTTCCAGATCTGCGTGGAATGCTGCATATGTTTAAAG AGCTAACACGCGTCCAGTGCCACTGGG tGGACATCAGATTGAATCCATTCAACCTAAATTTGAATCTTGTCCTTTCAGAAGATCAGAGACAAGTGCTATCTGTGCCAATATGGCCTGTTAAGTATTATAATTATGGTATCTTGGGCTCCCAATATTTCTCCTCAGGGAAACACTACTGGGAAATAGACGTATCCAAGAAGACTGCCTGGATCCTAGGGGTATACTGTAGAATACGTTCCTGTAATACAAAGTTTGCTGTTCAACGAAGCACGAGTTCTGAAAATGCTTACTCCATATACAGACCCCAATTTGGCTACTGGGTTATAGGGTTAAAGGATAAATTTAGGTATGAAGCCTTTGAGGACTCTTCCACCACTCATCCTGACTCAAGAGTCTTGACTCTTTCCATGACTGTTCCTCCCCGTCATGTTGGTGTTTTTCTAGACTATGAAGCAGGCACTGTCTCATTCTTCAATGTTACAAACCATGGGTCACTCATCTATAGGTTCTCTAAGTGCAACTTTTCTCGGAATGCCTATCCATATTTCAATCCTTGGGACTGTCCAGCTCCCATGACACTGTGCCCTCCAAGTTCCTGA
- the TRIM34 gene encoding E3 ubiquitin-protein ligase TRIM34 isoform X2 codes for MALNTAVNLQKEVSCPICQELLTEPLSLGCGHSFCQTCITDSKETDISLEGDSSCPVCGARYSLGNLWPNLHLANIVERLRTVKLSAEEGQKTGLCVHHEEKLLLFCKEDRKVICRLCERSQEHHGHHTLLVEEAVQESQEMLQAALMRLRKEQQKAEKLEADIREERTSWKYQIQTERQRIQTEFNQLRSILDSEERRELQRLEKEEKKTLDSLAVAEVELVQQGELLKELISDLERRSEWSTVELLQDMSGIMKWGEIWTLKKPKTISKKLKNVFRVPDLRGMLHMFKVDIRLNPFNLNLNLVLSEDQRQVLSVPIWPVKYYNYGILGSQYFSSGKHYWEIDVSKKTAWILGVYCRIRSCNTKFAVQRSTSSENAYSIYRPQFGYWVIGLKDKFRYEAFEDSSTTHPDSRVLTLSMTVPPRHVGVFLDYEAGTVSFFNVTNHGSLIYRFSKCNFSRNAYPYFNPWDCPAPMTLCPPSS; via the exons ATGGCTTTAAATACTGCGGTGAACCTACAGAAAGAGGTATCCTGTCCCATCTGCCAGGAGCTTCTAACAGAACCCCTAAGTCTAGGCTGTGGTCACAGCTTCTGCCAGACTTGCATCACTGACAGCAAGGAGACAGACATCAGCCTAGAAGGAGACAGCAGCTGTCCTGTGTGTGGTGCGCGGTACTCACTTGGAAACCTGTGGCCTAATCTGCATCTGGCCAACATAGTGGAGAGACTCAGAACAGTCAAGCTGAGCGCAGAGGAGGGGCAGAAGACAGGTCTCTGTGTGCACCATGAAGAGAAACTCCTGCTCTTCTGTAAGGAAGACAGAAAAGTCATTTGTCGTCTTTGTGAACGATCTCAGGAGCACCATGGTCACCACACACTCCTCGTGGAAGAGGCCGTCCAGGAAAGTCAG GAGATGCTCCAGGCAGCTCTGATGAGGCTGAGGAAGGAGCAGCAGAAGGCTGAGAAGTTGGAAGCTGACATCAGAGAAGAGAGAACTTCCTGGAAG TATCAGATTCAGACTGAGAGACAAAGGATACAAACAGAGTTTAATCAGCTTAGAAGCATCCTAGACAGTGAGGAGCGAAGAGAACTGCAGAGAttggagaaagaggagaagaagaCCCTGGATAGCTTGGCTGTGGCGGAGGTTGAGCTGGTGCAGCAGGGCGAGCTGCTGAAGGAGCTCATCTCAGACCTGGAACGCCGCAGTGAATGGTCAACTGTGGAGCTGCTGCAG GACATGAGTGGAATCATGAAATG GGGTGAGATCTGGACACTGAAGAAGCCAAAAACGATTTCCAAGAAACTGAAGAATGTATTCCGTGTTCCAGATCTGCGTGGAATGCTGCATATGTTTAAAG tGGACATCAGATTGAATCCATTCAACCTAAATTTGAATCTTGTCCTTTCAGAAGATCAGAGACAAGTGCTATCTGTGCCAATATGGCCTGTTAAGTATTATAATTATGGTATCTTGGGCTCCCAATATTTCTCCTCAGGGAAACACTACTGGGAAATAGACGTATCCAAGAAGACTGCCTGGATCCTAGGGGTATACTGTAGAATACGTTCCTGTAATACAAAGTTTGCTGTTCAACGAAGCACGAGTTCTGAAAATGCTTACTCCATATACAGACCCCAATTTGGCTACTGGGTTATAGGGTTAAAGGATAAATTTAGGTATGAAGCCTTTGAGGACTCTTCCACCACTCATCCTGACTCAAGAGTCTTGACTCTTTCCATGACTGTTCCTCCCCGTCATGTTGGTGTTTTTCTAGACTATGAAGCAGGCACTGTCTCATTCTTCAATGTTACAAACCATGGGTCACTCATCTATAGGTTCTCTAAGTGCAACTTTTCTCGGAATGCCTATCCATATTTCAATCCTTGGGACTGTCCAGCTCCCATGACACTGTGCCCTCCAAGTTCCTGA
- the TRIM34 gene encoding E3 ubiquitin-protein ligase TRIM34 isoform X1: MALNTAVNLQKEVSCPICQELLTEPLSLGCGHSFCQTCITDSKETDISLEGDSSCPVCGARYSLGNLWPNLHLANIVERLRTVKLSAEEGQKTGLCVHHEEKLLLFCKEDRKVICRLCERSQEHHGHHTLLVEEAVQESQEMLQAALMRLRKEQQKAEKLEADIREERTSWKYQIQTERQRIQTEFNQLRSILDSEERRELQRLEKEEKKTLDSLAVAEVELVQQGELLKELISDLERRSEWSTVELLQDMSGIMKWGEIWTLKKPKTISKKLKNVFRVPDLRGMLHMFKELTRVQCHWVDIRLNPFNLNLNLVLSEDQRQVLSVPIWPVKYYNYGILGSQYFSSGKHYWEIDVSKKTAWILGVYCRIRSCNTKFAVQRSTSSENAYSIYRPQFGYWVIGLKDKFRYEAFEDSSTTHPDSRVLTLSMTVPPRHVGVFLDYEAGTVSFFNVTNHGSLIYRFSKCNFSRNAYPYFNPWDCPAPMTLCPPSS, encoded by the exons ATGGCTTTAAATACTGCGGTGAACCTACAGAAAGAGGTATCCTGTCCCATCTGCCAGGAGCTTCTAACAGAACCCCTAAGTCTAGGCTGTGGTCACAGCTTCTGCCAGACTTGCATCACTGACAGCAAGGAGACAGACATCAGCCTAGAAGGAGACAGCAGCTGTCCTGTGTGTGGTGCGCGGTACTCACTTGGAAACCTGTGGCCTAATCTGCATCTGGCCAACATAGTGGAGAGACTCAGAACAGTCAAGCTGAGCGCAGAGGAGGGGCAGAAGACAGGTCTCTGTGTGCACCATGAAGAGAAACTCCTGCTCTTCTGTAAGGAAGACAGAAAAGTCATTTGTCGTCTTTGTGAACGATCTCAGGAGCACCATGGTCACCACACACTCCTCGTGGAAGAGGCCGTCCAGGAAAGTCAG GAGATGCTCCAGGCAGCTCTGATGAGGCTGAGGAAGGAGCAGCAGAAGGCTGAGAAGTTGGAAGCTGACATCAGAGAAGAGAGAACTTCCTGGAAG TATCAGATTCAGACTGAGAGACAAAGGATACAAACAGAGTTTAATCAGCTTAGAAGCATCCTAGACAGTGAGGAGCGAAGAGAACTGCAGAGAttggagaaagaggagaagaagaCCCTGGATAGCTTGGCTGTGGCGGAGGTTGAGCTGGTGCAGCAGGGCGAGCTGCTGAAGGAGCTCATCTCAGACCTGGAACGCCGCAGTGAATGGTCAACTGTGGAGCTGCTGCAG GACATGAGTGGAATCATGAAATG GGGTGAGATCTGGACACTGAAGAAGCCAAAAACGATTTCCAAGAAACTGAAGAATGTATTCCGTGTTCCAGATCTGCGTGGAATGCTGCATATGTTTAAAG AGCTAACACGCGTCCAGTGCCACTGGG tGGACATCAGATTGAATCCATTCAACCTAAATTTGAATCTTGTCCTTTCAGAAGATCAGAGACAAGTGCTATCTGTGCCAATATGGCCTGTTAAGTATTATAATTATGGTATCTTGGGCTCCCAATATTTCTCCTCAGGGAAACACTACTGGGAAATAGACGTATCCAAGAAGACTGCCTGGATCCTAGGGGTATACTGTAGAATACGTTCCTGTAATACAAAGTTTGCTGTTCAACGAAGCACGAGTTCTGAAAATGCTTACTCCATATACAGACCCCAATTTGGCTACTGGGTTATAGGGTTAAAGGATAAATTTAGGTATGAAGCCTTTGAGGACTCTTCCACCACTCATCCTGACTCAAGAGTCTTGACTCTTTCCATGACTGTTCCTCCCCGTCATGTTGGTGTTTTTCTAGACTATGAAGCAGGCACTGTCTCATTCTTCAATGTTACAAACCATGGGTCACTCATCTATAGGTTCTCTAAGTGCAACTTTTCTCGGAATGCCTATCCATATTTCAATCCTTGGGACTGTCCAGCTCCCATGACACTGTGCCCTCCAAGTTCCTGA